The DNA segment ATTGCCATGGAAACAAGGGCCCTCTGCTGCTATTAGTAAAAGGGCTTAATTGTTGTGAAGATTTAATGATCCGGAGTAGTATTCAGGGCAGAAGATATTATGAACTGTTTGTGTCATCATTTTtcaatgattttttatttttatttccctccctcttcttaTTTGGGATTTAACTCTTTAGCAGCTGGTTTTCATTgttatgttaaatgttttattgaactCTCCTTTTGCCTGCAGCCAGTTGTTTTGCACACTGGGTTTTGTCAGtctgtgctcctctctctgaATGCATTTTCATGTTAATgcactttttttctcccccccccccccctgcagacgTGAAGGGTGAACTTGACGTTCTATCCAAGACAATGAAAAACTTTGAAGCCAGAGTTGGCTTTGTGAAGGATTTGGAAACCATCTCAGCCGTACGTGAAGTCATCTCACGTTTAAGATGATGCATGAAGCATAAATGGGGACacatattcatttttcattgttcTTTAGAGTAAACAGGAATATGCTGACATCAGAGAAGAGGTCAGACATGATATTGCAGTCACCAAAggtaatattttatttcattttattttatttggccAGTTGAGTTCTGCACCTAACTTACACATTGAGGCTTCCATTTTGTCTGCGTTAACAGGAAGGCAAAGAGTAGCTCACAGGCCAAATTCTAAGCCCAAGCTGGAAACCATATTGGATCtaaaagaggaggatgaggagaaccAGGAAGAGAGCAGTGATGAAGGGAGCCGAAAAGACATCGTTACTGAGGAGGAGTTGTGGGCCCGACTGGATGAactggagaagctggaggagctggaggatgagCAGGACAGGTACGTTACTTTTTTCTGTGTAATATTTCTCAGTAACCTGAATCTCGTaagaaactgaaatgtttcatggatttcttttcttcagaTTATCTGATAATGCAGATATGAACAGCGAGGacacatcttcctcttcctcggaggaggagaaggaaggagatgCTGCTTCTCCTGTAAACGGATTGAGTCTGAAGCCAAGCTGGACCCCCGTGCCTCAAAGTACAGCGCTGCTAAATGTGGAGCggaaacaggaggaagacgatgaggaagaggaaggcaACCGTTTGCCCACCATCTTTTTCACTCACACAGTCGAACCCAAGAAGGTCAGAGCGATGAGACTTTGCATGTTTTGATCTTCTCTTTTAATTCTGccgttttatttctgttttggtgACTTTGTCTTGTCTTTGGCTTCAGGTGAGGATcaacacaggaaaaaacaccACACTGAAGTTCAGTGAGAGGAAAGAGCAGAAGGAGcaagcaaaaaggaaaaagaaaaacggaCACAACAATGGACTCTCCCATCACGAGCTTCACAAAATCACCACACCAGCAGACATTTACAGGTAAAAACACCACAGTCGTACTGATGAGTAAATTAAACttaactagaatagcactcagtcGATGCAGGGCCCAGtagtcccattaaattcaaccaagctgcaccaaattgcacattcTCATAGATATCGTTCCCCAAAATatgtcagattaaaaaaatatatataacttgcaaaaaaaatcctggatccaccaaAAAAAGATTCTTCCTTgatcacatccttccaccaagttttgtgataatccgttcagtagtttttgtgaaatctatttaacaaacaaacatatctccttggcggaggtaacaaaTTATTGTTTGATTCCTTAGTCACAACCGGCTGATCGTTGTTCATCTTAGGTTGTTTGTGGACGTGAAGAACGGGGAACCCATCCCCAGGAAGTCCATCCTGAAGTCCCGGAGCCGGGAGAACAGCGTGTGCAGTGACACGAGCGAGAGCAGCGCGGCGGACTTTGACGAGCGTCGGATGATCGGACGCAGCTTCAGCCACGACGAGGCGACGCACAGCGACACCAGCGACGGCATCACAGAGGAAGACAGTCCGATGGCGGGGCCGCTGCACCCCCCCAACAGatttgaggtaaaaaaaaaacacaagcggttgtattttagattttattattattattattattattattattattattattattattatagagaCAAAACAGATCCCAGGCAGGTTTCTTTGTGTGGTCTTCAATCTCAATTACAGTGTGAAGGACTCGGCAGTCTACCTGTGTTATGAAACAGTTTATAGAAATGACACCTTGGAGCCTCACTTCCCTTAATGAGAACATAACAACAATCCCACAGAAGCCTCTTCAAGTTAAAGTGGGAGCATCCTGTGGTCAAACCTTCATTAAGTGTCAGTCACAGTAGGCAGCGTGAACAAGGAGACGCATCAGGaaaacgtctctctctctctctctctctctctctctctctgccccctcaGGCCTTTTCAGGTATGGTGGTAGAAAAGGACCCGATGACTTCAGCCGTGCCCCACATGACCATCGCTCCACCGGCTCTGCCGACCATcctggagaggagacaggaggaggtggcgCCCGACGTCGCCCCGCCCCAGCAGGCCCCGAAGAAGGTGTCCAAGTTCAAGGCTGCCCGGCTGCAGAAGACGTGACGAGCAAATATCCACACGTCACaataacctttttatttttattatttctcctTTACTACTGTCACTTGTCTTTTAGTCCAGTTTCACCTCTAATCATACAGACAGCTTCTCCCCTTATATGTGACTcctctcgggggggggggggggggggtaaatggTAAATCCTTTTTAACAAATCTTGCTTAATGTGTAACTGCTTTTCAACCTGCTCCCTACGTTGGGTGATTCTGTTGTTTAAACCAATCCCCGTCTGTCACTCCTCTGTTGAATGATGCCAGTTTAGGTTTAACGCTCGACTGCCACTAGATGAGCtgccttgttttgtttcttttcattttcaagtaATGCTCTTTAAAGTTGGCTCTAGCTGTCACTACCTTCTCTTAACCTGCCTAATGAATGTATCTATTCCTTTGTGATCAGCTTTatgtaaagacaaaaaagaaaacggaTTATTGATAGAAattcaaaggaaaataaatgattttggCTAAGTGTCGTTTCCTCATTCTTCCTCGTGGAAAAAGATCTTGTTATTTTTGCCAGGGACGTTGTGTTTTCgcccgtctgtttgtttgtttgtttgtttgtttgtttgtttgtttgtttgtttgtttgtttgtttgttagaaggattatgtaaaaactactgtaaggattaccatgaaacttacTGGAAGGGATGGGACTTAGTCCAAGAAACAAACCATTAACTTTTGGATGCTTTCTTTGagattttcaccattttcttagagaataattcatagttATTGATGAAATAAATGGTCACATTTAGTATTTGacgcagcttgattgaatttactAGACTGTTGGTCCTAAGCGGAGGTGCACGCTTTACTTTGTTGTTGAAGAATTTGGATATATAATGTTCAGCAGACTCTATTCTGCTGACAGCTCTTTATTTTCTATCTCAGTATCCAAACCAGGagcagattttatattttctctcaaATATCTGTTACTCTGTGTAATAACAGTGTGTAATTGTAACACATTTCTGCTCCTGTTACCCAGTGTGACTTGTTTTGGTCTGTAAACAGCCATTAGCAGACTCTGAgctcatttgttcttttttcatgaattattgtttttccTGGTACGTTTCCTGCTGTGCATTACAATTTGAAGAGCTAAATAAAGCACcaacctacactgcagccaaaGGGAGGGAAGCCAACCTAAAGCACTGTTAGTAAAAGTACAGTCAAACGACAGAGTTAATGATAAAGACGGAGCTTCCCTGTCATACACTCAACAAATCTAATGTAGTCTGGgtccaaaaaacaaaatggagcCTCTGAAGACCAGAGGAAAGTCTCGTTCGCAGATTACAGTTTGTAACTCTCGGCTACAACAGATAAATCCCCCACTAcagcacagaaaacactgctgatCTACTGTGAGTGGATGATGTGAGACGACTGCCACAGCATCAATGGCTGAGGTGAAGAACTGGACCTTTCAGACATCAGTGCAGCTTTGATATGCAACAGCACacacag comes from the Hippoglossus hippoglossus isolate fHipHip1 chromosome 6, fHipHip1.pri, whole genome shotgun sequence genome and includes:
- the uri1 gene encoding unconventional prefoldin RPB5 interactor 1, with product MAEEGKVSVDDLGGVVRLREEHEKVVKDCESRIQHWKKVSGDYEAVNERLQTLPDQLSYDIMVPFGPLAFMPGKLVHTNELTVLLGDNWFAKCSAKQAQKIVDHRTKHVKGELDVLSKTMKNFEARVGFVKDLETISASKQEYADIREEVRHDIAVTKGRQRVAHRPNSKPKLETILDLKEEDEENQEESSDEGSRKDIVTEEELWARLDELEKLEELEDEQDRLSDNADMNSEDTSSSSSEEEKEGDAASPVNGLSLKPSWTPVPQSTALLNVERKQEEDDEEEEGNRLPTIFFTHTVEPKKVRINTGKNTTLKFSERKEQKEQAKRKKKNGHNNGLSHHELHKITTPADIYRLFVDVKNGEPIPRKSILKSRSRENSVCSDTSESSAADFDERRMIGRSFSHDEATHSDTSDGITEEDSPMAGPLHPPNRFEAFSGMVVEKDPMTSAVPHMTIAPPALPTILERRQEEVAPDVAPPQQAPKKVSKFKAARLQKT